A single Fundulus heteroclitus isolate FHET01 chromosome 4, MU-UCD_Fhet_4.1, whole genome shotgun sequence DNA region contains:
- the atxn1l gene encoding ataxin-1-like encodes MKPAQERNQESLPPKKRDLPHSNSAAAGGTGGGGAAAGAGGASGGGNGEAEAVSAQNSAAGGDAQGGNASGEWARAHPEHRYGADRSESVSAGPVDQYSMIYKVAVPSVTYSSASLHPVLSHISPAYTVHSPLLQHPGLSYPPLGYAHIPHPSLQFVSSPYAAVPYAVPSGFVPGSLISPSGAIPQHHAVPHLVPYPSVMQDGVVSPPPQAHAFTKVAAPSGVPLMMPSEQAAQQHMGAIGVLPAPELGSRGLPVFYQPQGSRGASAAADCHNPQQGSEAEVNGGDKEQGVREVLRDSAYASRNAHVQQVACGSAAQEHSHERVLQNRRLEGRSSPGQRSTPDSDLEVQQVVGRLAASCQGGGGGGVRKEVPFAPLNLSQGVQRSRDVHGESAAASGRATHAAPPFSYGEHKAPGVQQQTGQPGHAVMLTNGQPVLVPLDYHPQQHYPGQAHDAAASRANASFKTSDSSGRAGLPERAEAAAVAKQQHQQQPSLQPSAHSTAELTQASGVAPAPAASNPSHFMKGAIIQLATGELKRVEDLQTQDFVRSAEVSGGLKIDSSMVMDIRPSQQRPGLVSLHFTVGEQQSKVTIDVPPEHPFFVFGQGWSSCSPERTAQLYGLTCHHLQVGDMCVSITLQQQQQQQQPPPPQLQKQPQHHNAAPQNPSRTSGKSNAASGPDHQLMGPPAPQLSRPQAHPRMERLHRERHRDGDRDAAEKDEAHLAAVGHTESPARRGRTPAEHPRSQSSYHLHTEGSAYAGAAAMQAALGASQRRWSSPGLQRYGAKGEEGPRPQVIATRPSFIPQEVKLSIEGRSNAGK; translated from the exons GGCGGAGCCGCGGCAGGCGCCGGCGGTGCCTCCGGAGGCGGCAACGGAGAAGCCGAAGCCGTTTCCGCCCAGAACTCGGCGGCCGGCGGCGACGCTCAGGGAGGGAATGCGTCCGGCGAGTGGGCCAGAGCTCACCCGGAGCACCGCTACGGAGCGGATCGCTCAGAGAGCGTCTCAGCGGGGCCCGTTGATCAGTACAGCATGATCTACAAAGTGGCCGTCCCTTCTGTTACCTACTCCTCAGCTAGTCTCCATCCAGTGCTGAGCCACATCTCTCCGGCATACACCGTACACTCTCCCCTCCTGCAGCACCCAGGCCTCTCCTACCCTCCTCTTGGTTACGCTCACATCCCTCATCCGTCTCTCCAGTTCGTCAGCTCCCCTTATGCCGCCGTTCCGTACGCCGTCCCCTCCGGCTTCGTCCCGGGCTCGCTGATCTCTCCCTCGGGCGCCATCCCCCAGCATCACGCCGTGCCCCACCTGGTCCCCTATCCGTCCGTCATGCAGGACGGCGTCGTCTCCCCGCCTCCTCAGGCCCACGCCTTTACCAAAGTCGCAGCTCCGAGCGGCGTCCCGCTGATGATGCCTTCAGAGCAGGCCGCCCAGCAGCACATGGGCGCCATCGGGGTTCTGCCCGCCCCCGAGCTCGGCTCCCGGGGGTTGCCGGTCTTCTACCAGCCCCAGGGCAGCCGGGGCGCGTCCGCCGCCGCCGACTGCCACAACCCCCAGCAGGGGAGCGAAGCGGAGGTGAACGGCGGCGATAAAGAGCAGGGAGTCAGGGAGGTCCTGCGCGACTCTGCCTACGCTTCCAGAAACGCACACGTGCAACAGGTAGCATGCGGCTCCGCGGCGCAGGAGCACAGCCACGAACGGGTCCTGCAGAACCGACGACTGGAAGGCCGGAGCTCTCCTGGCCAGCGCAGCACGCCGGACAGCGATCTGGAG GTGCAGCAGGTCGTGGGCCGCCTGGCTGCCTCGTGTCagggcggcggcggcggcggcgtgcGGAAGGAGGTCCCGTTTGCTCCCTTGAATCTCTCTCAGGGGGTCCAAAGAAGCAGAGATGTCCACGGAGAGAGCGCGGCTGCGTCCGGCAGGGCGACGCACGCCGCGCCGCCCTTCAGCTACGGCGAGCACAAAGCTCCGGGTGTCCAGCAGCAGACGGGACAGCCGGGCCACGCCGTCATGCTCACCAACGGGCAGCCGGTGCTCGTTCCCCTCGACTATCACCCGCAGCAACACTATCCAGGTCAGGCGCACGACGCCGCGGCCTCCAGGGCCAACGCAAGCTTTAAAACGTCAGACTCTTCGGGCAGAGCGGGCCTCCCTGAGAGGGCGGAGGCCGCCGccgtcgctaagcaacagcatcagcagcagcctTCTCTACAGCCATCAGCCCACTCTACAGCGGAGCTAACTCAGGCTTCGGGCGTCGCACCGGCGCCCGCCGCCAGTAACCCGTCGCATTTCATGAAGGGGGCGATCATCCAGTTAGCCACCGGGGAGCTAAAGCGCGTGGAGGACCTGCAAACTCAGGATTTTGTGCGAAGCGCCGAGGTGAGCGGCGGGCTTAAGATCGACTCCAGCATGGTGATGGACATCCGGCCCAGCCAGCAGAGGCCGGGTCTGGTGTCTCTGCATTTCACCGtgggggagcagcagagcaaGGTGACCATCGACGTTCCCCCGGAGCACCCGTTTTTCGTCTTCGGCCAGGGCTGGTCGTCCTGCAGCCCCGAGCGCACGGCCCAGCTGTACGGGCTCACCTGCCACCATCTGCAGGTGGGAGACATGTGCGTGTCCATcaccctgcagcagcagcagcagcagcagcagccgccgccgccgcagcTGCAGAAACAACCGCAGCATCACAACGCAGCGCCGCAGAACCCGTCCAGGACTTCAGGCAAAAGCAACGCGGCATCCGGACCCGATCACCAGCTCATGGGGCCCCCCGCCCCCCAGCTGTCGCGGCCTCAGGCCCATCCCAGGATGGAGCGCCTGCACAGGGAGCGCCACCGGGACGGCGACAGGGACGCGGCAGAGAAGGACGAAGCACACTTAGCAGCGGTCGGACACACTGAATCCCCCGCCCGGCGCGGCAGGACGCCGGCGGAGCATCCTCGCAGTCAGAGCAGTTACCACTTGCACACAGAGGGCTCGGCGTACGCGGGCGCCGCCGCCATGCAGGCCGCGCTCGGCGCCTCCCAGAGACGCTGGTCCTCGCCGGGCCTCCAAAGATACGGCGCCAAGGGAGAAGAAGGGCCGCGGCCGCAGGTGATCGCCACGAGGCCCTCCTTCATCCCGCAGGAGGTGAAACTGTCCATCGAGGGGCGCTCTAACGCAGGGAAGTAG